The DNA window AAGCAGCAGGTGATCGATGCGCTGAAGAGCGCTAATCCGATCGAGGTGCCCAAGGCGCTGGTGCAGCAGGAAATCGACGCGCTCAAGCGTCAGGCTGCGCAGCAGTTCGGGCTCGGGGATGACTTCGACGTCACCCAGCTACCGAACGAACTGTTCGAAGAGCAGGGGCGTTCGCGCGTGCAGGTCGGTCTGCTGCTCGCCGAGGTGATCAGCCAGCAGGGCGTCGAGGCGAGCGACGAAGAGATTCGCGCATTCGCCGAGCGCGTCGCCCAGCAGTACCAGCAGCCCGAGCAGGTGGTCGAGCAGTACCTCGCCAACGAGCAGATGAAGAATCAGCTCAAGTCCGCGGTGCTTGAGAACAAGTCGGTCGAGAAGCTGCTCGAGCAGGCCAAGGTGAGCGAGGTCGAAATGTCCTATCAGGATGCGCTGGCCGCCGCGCAGGCGAAGGAAGAGGACGAGCAGGATGCCGATGCCGACGCCGAGGAAAAGCAGACCCAGGCGTGATTTCTCCGGCGGGTGCGCGGTCGCACCCGCCTGGGGAGGCGATGCGCTGATCGCAGCGGGTCGCGCGCGACCCGGCTTCGGCCGGGTCGTGGGTTTGCAATGCAGGGTCATTGGCATGACAGCCCCATGACGTGCGTTGAAGAGTGTGCTTTCATTGGCTAGTCGCGTGGTGATCGCCGTCGAGCCTCTTTCCACGGCGATCTTCAAGGCTAGGCACGACGATGGATCTACATGACTAAGGGCAGGGTCACGATGCGCAGCGAGTTCGATATCAGTAACGCCGGTGGACTGGTCCCCATGGTCGTGGAGCAGAGCGCGCGGGGCGAGCGCGCTTATGACATCTACTCCCGGCTGCTCAAGGAGCGGGTGATCTTCCTGGTCGGCCCAGTCGAAGACTACATGGCCAACCTGGTGGTGGCGCAGCTTCTGTTCCTCGAGTCGGAGAACCCCGACAAGGACATCCATCTCTACATCAATTCGCCGGGTGGTTCGGTCACCGCAGGGATGTCGATCTACGACACCATGCAGTTCATCAAGCCCGACGTCTCCACGCTCTGCATCGGTCAGGCGGCCAGCATGGGCGCGCTGCTGCTGGCAGGCGGCGCGGCCGGCAAGCGCTACTGTCTGCCCCATTCGCGGGTGATGATCCATCAGCCGCTGGGCGGCTTCCAGGGCCAGGCGAGCGACATCGAGATCCACACGCGGGAGATTCTCACCATTCGTGAGAAGCTCAATCGGATCCTCGCCCATCACACCGGGCAGGACATCGAGACCGTCGCGCGTGACACCGATCGCGATAACTTCATGGATGGCCAGCGCTCCGTAGAGTACGGTCTGATCGATGCCGTGCTAGAGAAACGTCCAAGCGTCTGACGTCCGATTGCTCTTGCCCG is part of the Halotalea alkalilenta genome and encodes:
- the clpP gene encoding ATP-dependent Clp endopeptidase proteolytic subunit ClpP, encoding MRSEFDISNAGGLVPMVVEQSARGERAYDIYSRLLKERVIFLVGPVEDYMANLVVAQLLFLESENPDKDIHLYINSPGGSVTAGMSIYDTMQFIKPDVSTLCIGQAASMGALLLAGGAAGKRYCLPHSRVMIHQPLGGFQGQASDIEIHTREILTIREKLNRILAHHTGQDIETVARDTDRDNFMDGQRSVEYGLIDAVLEKRPSV